One Asterias rubens chromosome 8, eAstRub1.3, whole genome shotgun sequence genomic window, tacaattatttttgtttttgtgacaaACACATCAATTCTGAGtgatttttctgtttttgctTGAGACCTACAATAAAGACACCAAGTCTTAAAAAAAGAATGTGCTCAGAATTTggcatttgttttgttatattcaagtttaaatgttttaaaattttgagtAAAAACATAACTGGAAGTTTAGCATTATTTTCCTCGGTCAAGCCTTTTGCGAGACGGAATGTGCTGTATTATGTGCTGATTATCGGTTTAAAACCCTTCTATTCAACTGCCCTCCCTGTCAGCTTACCGCGACCATGATGTAAAATTAACAGGCCGAAAGAGGTCGCAGAGGCCACAATAAATTAACAGGGCCGCTAAAAGTCCAATGGGCTCCACCCTGTAAACCTCCCGCTGTTACAAATGTAATCGCTATGCAAATGATGCGGAAAATGCATAAAGTGGGGTAACTTTATGATACTTTGAGATGTAGTAGCCATTTTGGATATTATCCGATTAATGTTGTGCTATAATATTGACTATTTATGCAGATATTTGAGAAGCATACTAAAGATATAAAGTGTGTGATCATTAAGGTGGATGGTTTCCAGCAGTCAGTAGACGCAGCATGTAGTGTACTCACTCAGCTTGTTCACTGTCCAATCCATTCTCTTCAACTCTCATCAATTACTGGACAAGAATTAAGATCAGCCCAATCTCACAAGGTTTGTTCAATCAATTCATTAACTCAAATTTGAATGCTGATTTATCACTCAATTTGGTACATACATTtgacttttttattttgctatGTTGAATAAGCCCCTTTTACACGAGAACTGAACACTAACGACCTTCGTTTTTGGCGGCCGTTGCCTGTCCCAAATGTTTCTTCTGATTTCatgaaaaacattcacaagATCACACATATTGCGTACCGGACCTCCCTCGTTTATGCACGATCGcactgttatttatttattagtttgCTGGTACTCTGTCAATGTCAGTGTCCCGTTTAGTGTCCCGTTAAGTGGTAACCTAATGTAAATTTGCATTAGGCGCCATTCGTGTTTTTTATGCGACATATATGTCAGCGTCCCGCCTGGAAAAAACATTAATGAATCTGATAATATTTTTTGAGGAATGGCAAATTCAAGGCTTTCTTGATCGGACGCTGCTTGGTCATAGCATGAAAACATTGAGGAAAGCAATTTCAAATATTATTGTGCAACAGCAAAATTTGTTCCCCCCGCAACTAGTCCATTTTGATTGGATGCCTCGACAATACTAAACAGGGATGCGTTTTTTGGAGGAGGTCTTGATCCCGGTTGTTTATAACCCAGGTCCATGACCATTTCATCACACGCCGCAAATTTGCGATGTTATTACACCGAAGCAATTTCGTTCTCAACGTCCATCATTGAGACCTCAAAAAATTAGTGGACCTAGTAGCACAGCATGTTATAAAGTCTTCTTGGTAGCTCTGAAAACTAACATCAAAAGGTCTACCCCAATGTCTATTTTCCCCcactttatttgttttctttatgctTTCTGCTGAACAATAGTTTGTGAAGGCCTTAAAGGGAATCTTTGTGAATTCTGATCTGAAATCACTGAATATTGAAGAGACGCCCATTGATGATGAGCTGATGGCAGTCCTTGCTACAAAGAGCCAGGCTACCCTGGGATGTCTAAGACTCAGTAACTGTCCTATGATATCTGCTGCAGGTAAGAATTGGtaacactactctattcccctaGGTTGCCCCCTGCCAGCCTATGGCAGTCCTTGCTACAAAGAGCCAGGCTCCCCTGAGATGTCTAAGACTCAGTAACTATAAGACTCTATTCCCCTACACAGGTTGCCCCCAGTAGGCCTTTTCACTAAGCTTGGGCCGTTCCTTCGGTTACCTGCGGGTcgactcttctgtggaaccaagtacccgcttttgtcggttccgattgTAAAAGACCCGAGTCCCAATTATAATTGAGGCTTTATGTTGAAAGCATTGACCGCAGATACAcagcaaaggcttcaagccgacatgagtatcaaATATCACATGTGGCTGCATGATGTACAACCATAAAACACACATTGAGTAGACATCACACACGTGGCTGCATTTACAATGCATCTGTAGTACTACACCACACTCCCCTCCTATGCAGAGGCATCTACACCCACATTCAGTACATGCAGCATGCATGAGATATATAGAGTGCAAAGTCCAAACAGTCAGCACGTTGTAATTGGCTGCCGGTATatgcatattcataaaagcttgccccatccACAACACACAGTACTATTGTGCAGTACACATACACAGTcggcacactgcatgcactatgTAGGTTGGCTGTtgataagggaataaaagaataggcgacgagttcttaaacggccatttaaaatcggcagggtcgtggccgtgtgataaaggcctgagccgagtcactactcttttattcccgttcataaatgcccttatgTTAAAAGCGACATAATTTAACAGGAATAGACAGTGTGACACTGTTTCATTTGCGAATTTTTTCGAAGtttgcaaattttaaaaatctttggtaaaaatgttttttcgcGTCGGTGGGTGTGTATACACGCGTGTACTAACATTTTACACGCTGTTaataatagctatgaattgcgttccgcgtaaTTTAAATTGGCGTACATTAGCTTGCGCACCCAACACACAAagcttttcaaattttcaaaatcttatgcacaaaaatatgttttgtgtGTGCGTCGGGTGGTGGTGTGAATATGCGCGTGTGCACACATTActcgatgttactaatagctacacacacataacgcgatgttactaatagctatgaattgcgttccgcgtaaGTTAAGTTGGAGTACACGCGAAGCCAGCTGATCTTAAACAGCTCTAGCTGTGTCTTTTTCAGCTGTTTAAACAAcgccatgtgacgcgctctcaaccattaggagtagcgaaactgtctgaggtattttcGAATGAATGTTCATACTCATGCAGGGCTATGTACTGCCGGccaaatcaaagacttgtttaTGCAGGGAGAATAGGCGCTCGGTCGCACAATGTCTGATTGACTTAGGGTGGGtgttttggtattttcgattaaaatagatcggctccatttgtgtgtgtgtgtgtgagcttgGGACGGGCgtcttgttttttattgaatttagtGGAACCGGGTATGACTCAGAACCAAGTTTTTTTACAGAACCGGAACTGAgtcccaaatttctggaaccgcccaagcttaccttTCACACTATGGTCGCTTTGGCCCCCGGGCAGCCTGAAGTCTGCCccagcaaatgggcatacctCAGGGAATAGCACCcatgctctggagtaggggtaaccGGTAAAACCATGGGATATTCTGGGACTGTGCATTAGGGTTTCTGTGTTGTTGTAGTTGATGCCAGCATTCTGGCACTTTGCCCCAGGTGACCAAGACAGTGTCTGAGTGAACTCAGCAAGTGTTCATGCACATTATATAGCGCGCCAAAACAAAGGGAGAATTGATGCACCCAGGCTGTCGAAACAAAGGTCCAAAAACACTGACACTGACAAAGCCTTCACAACTGCTGGCCCGAAACTGTGGAACAGTATACCATCTTGCATTAGATCACTGGGCACTGTTTCTTCAttcaaaaacaacttaaaaacacACCTGTTTCCCGTTACTCTTTAATTGTatttaaattgtatttgtttttcattgcctgTCGTTGCTGAGTGCCATGATCAAGATGGAATGGCGCTATACAAATCTGGTTATTATTATCACACCACTTTCACACAAATGATAAATGTTTATCCAATCTCACTGATTCAATTAACACGAATCAGTGATATTATAGTAACAGAACTGGTCATAAAATTTAGAAATCGTTGTTTGCAGGCAAGCGgataatatatttttgtttgttgggtgTTTGACCTTTTAAAAGGGAGAAAAATTTGTCTTCTTCCCCCAACTCTTCTCCAAAATAGCTAAACTttgatttgaatgttggcatattTGTACAGCTTACTTGAACCAACACAAGAAGAAAGTAATTGAACAATGATGTTTTGGCTGAGTTTGGTGCAGAAGTTGAATTTCAAGAATCAGTCCATTTCCAAGCTTGTGTGTGAGAAACTAAAAATTTGAAGCAGGAGCTCATTTTATTATTCGAAAATATATCACTCTGATTCTACTGTACAGAGAAGGCCCAGATTTACACTATTCAACAAAACGGGGTAATTATGAATACAAGTAGTGAGTCAGCCTTTATTAtttatgttgtgttttgtgtttacatTTACAGGAATTGCAAGTGCTATCGATAACTGCTCTCATCTGTATGAACTCATTATTGATTACACTCACATGAGTAAGGCATTACTGCAGGCATTGTGCAGCTCTACACATCACAAGGTCAAACATCTCAGTGTTAATGTAACAGAACAAGATGAACACATGAACACGCAGACTATACCATGGCAGTCTATCGGCAGTGACACATGGGACTTATTGGCACACCACTATCCGGAAATCAAGTTTTCCTTACAGTTCTATGCCATCAAAGAGGAATTTTATCATCACTTTTTTTGCAGCATGATGCCCCTAACTAGTCTTTCTTTTGGATGCTTGGTACCAAAAATAATACTAAGCCGTGTTGCAACCCAGTGCACCAGACTAACGGAGCTGTATATTGCAAATAGCGGTAATGAACCCATCAATGAAGAAATCTTGAAGATTGCTAGAAGATGCCCACATCTCAAGGTATTGGAGCTTGGTAATTGTTTGATGAAATGCTATGCAGTGGTTGAGTTAGCCAAGTTGTGTGGCCCTCGCTTGTCCAAACTAGTCATACATGAAGAGGCGTCATTAGAGAGTCAAGACTGTGATATAAAAACAATGGTATCCCAAGTCTCCTCTTACATGCAAAGGACATGGAATGTGGAGTATATCCCCATCTGGTTTGAGTGAATAACTTGTTACTGGGCGTATTCTTATGTACTTAATTCTAATAAGTGATTTTAAAGCTGATTATTCAAAgtgattttaaaagtaaatatatTTTGC contains:
- the LOC117293878 gene encoding F-box/LRR-repeat protein 3-like is translated as MECGSIMEPSCSHTDDRITLQTQPKRSNSRLSSSSSQRAKMVKLRLEQLAKDLCLIGDRMSVWSLLPINLLIAIFKLLSVYDRARCSCVCKHWKTVYHMPDLWHQFVFEFHQTTTMSKSTPIMLIRQIFEKHTKDIKCVIIKVDGFQQSVDAACSVLTQLVHCPIHSLQLSSITGQELRSAQSHKFVKALKGIFVNSDLKSLNIEETPIDDELMAVLATKSQATLGCLRLSNCPMISAAGIASAIDNCSHLYELIIDYTHMSKALLQALCSSTHHKVKHLSVNVTEQDEHMNTQTIPWQSIGSDTWDLLAHHYPEIKFSLQFYAIKEEFYHHFFCSMMPLTSLSFGCLVPKIILSRVATQCTRLTELYIANSGNEPINEEILKIARRCPHLKVLELGNCLMKCYAVVELAKLCGPRLSKLVIHEEASLESQDCDIKTMVSQVSSYMQRTWNVEYIPIWFE